The region ACTCCGGAAAGTCCCTGGGCATCCGCCCCCTGATCGGCGCCAAGCCCTACAAGCTCGCCGTGGCCTACACGGCTGAGGATAACCGCCTCGCCTACTATCATGACGCGGAGTGGGCCGATCTGCCCGCAACCATGGTCAACCGGGCACTGACGGATGGACTCATCAAGCTCGAGGGTTTTTCGGAGGTGGACGACGCCGCAAATATCGCCCGCCCCAACTTTATCCTTACCGGAGAACTACGGCGCTTTGAGGCGGACTACAACCGGGAGACGCCGGCGGCGGTAGTCGAGATAATTTGTATTATTCGGGATACGGAAAGTGGCGTGAGTCTTTGGCAGGGTTACGTGACGGGAGAGACCCCCTTCCCCGCCAGTGCGGAAGGTGAGAGCCTTCATTCCGACGCGTCTCTGGCGAGCGTCGCCGAAGCCATGAGCACCTCGGTGGCCAGCGTGGTCACCCAGACCTGCAAAAAAATTGGCGCCGCGCTCTGAGCGAGGCGGCGCCAATCGTCAATTCTCGAGGCTCAGCGGATAAATCCCGAGACGTTCAGATCTCCGCTGTTCATTACGTGATTCAAGAAGGCGCTCCAGTCCAGTTGCCCGGAAATTGCCGGATTGATCACCATGTCCTGGCGAGCCGCGATATACTCCGTAACGTCCACAATGCTATCCGCCAGGAATCCGAGGGTCTCGCCGAGGAGGGCCACGGTTTCCGGCTGCTGGAAGACTTCCGCAATTCCCTGAATCGCCAGAATCGCGTCCTGCTGGGTCTCCAGACCGTACTGCTGCTCCACCGCCATCGCGGCGCCCGCAACCAACTGCTCGCCTAGCTCGTTGACGGCGTTATAGATCTGCTCCGCCGTCTCGTATTCGCCCAGTTGCTCATAGTGTGCGCCAAATTCCAACAATTCATTCCGGAGCGCGGTAATATCCCCATATTCGCCACTTCCCGCCGTGGAAAGGGCCAGAAAACGGGCCGTGTCCACATAAAGGCCACTGGCGACGAACGCCGCCTCGCGCTGATTGGCGCTTTCCAGCGTGTACGCGCTCGCGTCGCCGAAGGAGGCCCCCTTACCCAGGGACTCCAGCGCGCGGGCCATATCGCCCTGTTCAAAATAGTCCGCCGCCAGCATATAGTGGGGCAGGCCGTTGTCGCTGTCCGCCGATGCAAGCTGGGCAAGTTGCTGCATGCGCTCCTCCACCGCTTCGGGGTTCCCCTCCAGATTCATGGCCAGCGCATACTTCAACTGCGGGTCGTCCGGATGTTCCGCAATGGCCGCGCGGAGCACGGCGATAGCCTCATCCGTTGAGAGAAACTGTGCCGCGCCCAGCAGCGCTTCCACCGAGAGATCCATGCTCTTGAGAAGTTCGCTCGCTTCATCACCCGTCAGCGACGCGAGCAGGGCAAAGTCGTTGTTCTGGGCAAGCAAATCGCTGCGCCGGGCGTTGATGGCGTCCTGCAGCGTGACCGGCTCCTTAATACGGGACTTGGGCGCATCCTGGGGCGCCACATCCGTGGCGTTATCCGGATCTGAGGCGCTTTCCGTACCGAAGGGACGCACCCGAACCAACGCTCCGTTGTTATTTACGGCACCGATATTGGAATCCGGGGAAGACTGCGTAGACGCAATTCGGTCGCTACCCAAAGTATTCCCCGGTTGATCCGCAAAAAACATCCAACCCGCCAGGGCGCAGAAACCAGCGGCGGCGGCCCAGCCAACCAGGGCGGGCCAGTAAGCACGACGCCGGGAAACCATGCGGGCTTCGGATACCGCCGGACGCGCCCGGAAGGGGGTTACCACCCGCTCGGCGGCATGGCTGCGCTCGACTTCTTCCATCACCGGCTCAACCAGAGCCACTTCCGGCGCCAGAGAATTCAGGGTTGAACCCAGA is a window of Candidatus Hydrogenedentota bacterium DNA encoding:
- a CDS encoding membrane integrity-associated transporter subunit PqiC, encoding MTKLHAALAGILMTSVATLGGCLTAATISPTRYYTITPEIAVDAMANSGKSLGIRPLIGAKPYKLAVAYTAEDNRLAYYHDAEWADLPATMVNRALTDGLIKLEGFSEVDDAANIARPNFILTGELRRFEADYNRETPAAVVEIICIIRDTESGVSLWQGYVTGETPFPASAEGESLHSDASLASVAEAMSTSVASVVTQTCKKIGAAL